In one window of Demequina sp. NBRC 110054 DNA:
- a CDS encoding HypC/HybG/HupF family hydrogenase formation chaperone, translating to MTAGKIAKVVEVHRNGRAIVEIGSERQEVLEMTVSDDDITPGDWVIVRAGFALERLTDKEVKELQAQHKTEITA from the coding sequence GTGACCGCTGGAAAGATCGCCAAGGTCGTCGAGGTCCACCGCAACGGCCGCGCCATCGTCGAGATCGGCAGCGAGCGTCAGGAGGTGCTCGAGATGACCGTCTCCGACGACGACATCACGCCGGGGGACTGGGTCATCGTCCGCGCGGGCTTCGCGCTCGAGCGCCTCACCGACAAGGAGGTCAAGGAGCTCCAGGCGCAGCACAAGACCGAGATCACTGCCTGA